A single Methanocaldococcus bathoardescens DNA region contains:
- a CDS encoding GTP cyclohydrolase III gives MIQITVIQIDNYGPWTVTPNPRRESDLQALQSRLYADLNLMFGAHKGLVFYTRFDNLIAITNGIDLITHKRIQESIRNRYPFTVSMAIASAETPYEAQKLATETLQEHGSAQDENRKEVLDVTNELVVDGYVQIAHIDINNITGTLTDIVSAYDTYLNVNKVKLALMEELLKHNALLFFIGGDNFMSPSNGMNEEDFLDIFNRINKKYKIELKAGIGIGRTAEDASNLADIGLEKIRGKLVDKNVCTLKQDDFLEQNITTGRLCGLQR, from the coding sequence ATGATTCAAATAACGGTAATTCAAATAGATAATTACGGACCTTGGACAGTTACACCAAATCCAAGAAGAGAGAGTGATTTACAAGCTCTGCAGAGCAGATTATATGCTGATTTAAATCTCATGTTTGGGGCTCATAAGGGATTGGTGTTTTATACAAGATTTGATAATTTAATAGCTATAACAAATGGTATTGATTTAATTACACATAAGAGAATTCAGGAAAGTATAAGGAATAGGTATCCATTTACAGTTAGTATGGCTATTGCTTCAGCTGAAACACCTTATGAAGCTCAAAAACTTGCTACAGAAACACTACAAGAGCATGGAAGTGCTCAGGATGAAAACAGAAAGGAAGTTTTAGATGTTACCAATGAGTTAGTTGTTGATGGATATGTTCAGATTGCCCACATTGATATAAATAACATTACAGGAACTCTTACAGATATAGTGAGTGCCTATGACACCTATCTAAATGTAAATAAAGTTAAATTGGCATTGATGGAGGAGCTTTTAAAACATAATGCTTTGTTGTTTTTCATAGGTGGAGATAACTTCATGTCTCCATCAAATGGAATGAATGAGGAAGATTTCTTAGATATTTTCAACAGAATCAATAAAAAGTATAAGATAGAGCTAAAAGCAGGAATTGGGATAGGAAGAACTGCTGAAGATGCCTCAAACTTAGCAGATATTGGATTAGAAAAAATTAGAGGAAAGTTGGTTGATAAGAATGTATGCACTTTAAAGCAGGATGACTTTTTAGAGCAAAATATAACAACTGGAAGATTATGTGGATTACAAAGGTGA
- a CDS encoding 4Fe-4S dicluster domain-containing protein — MKIEINENFCKGCDICIVVCPRGVFEKSKKLNKKGIYPPIPVNAEKCTKCNLCVLQCPDQAISIELSQE, encoded by the coding sequence ATGAAGATAGAAATAAATGAAAACTTCTGTAAGGGATGTGATATATGTATTGTAGTATGCCCAAGAGGAGTGTTTGAGAAATCAAAAAAGTTGAATAAAAAAGGTATCTATCCACCAATCCCAGTAAATGCTGAAAAATGCACAAAGTGCAATCTCTGTGTATTACAATGCCCAGACCAGGCAATATCAATAGAACTTTCGCAGGAATAA
- a CDS encoding MJ0144 family RNA dihydrouridine synthase-like protein translates to MNKKIEELNELDKKVVLAPMAGITDGDFCKKFKDLFAIVTIGGYNLDTATYKASKEIEKRGRKEFSINLEEFNNYIIEQIKKARESNALVSVNVRFVDIDEAYDKLLTIAKHADVIELNCHCRQKEITSLGIGQELMKNKNLLKEFLTKMKELNKPIFLKIRLNYIPLKELIDNLNYVRDYFDGLHVDCFYPGKPYADLNSLKTLAEEFSDKVIIGNNSIDSLEKAKEMLRYSDFVSVARTVLKGNVKWIKELNERDI, encoded by the coding sequence ATGAACAAAAAAATAGAAGAATTAAATGAGTTAGATAAAAAAGTTGTCTTAGCTCCAATGGCAGGCATTACTGATGGGGATTTCTGCAAAAAATTTAAAGATTTGTTTGCCATTGTTACCATTGGTGGCTATAATTTAGATACTGCAACTTATAAAGCAAGTAAAGAGATAGAAAAAAGAGGAAGGAAGGAATTTTCTATAAATTTGGAGGAGTTCAACAACTATATAATTGAGCAAATAAAAAAGGCAAGAGAAAGCAATGCCTTAGTTTCAGTTAATGTTAGATTTGTTGATATAGATGAAGCTTATGATAAATTATTAACCATTGCTAAACATGCTGATGTCATTGAACTTAACTGCCATTGTAGGCAGAAGGAAATAACTTCATTAGGCATAGGGCAAGAGTTAATGAAAAATAAAAATCTTCTGAAAGAATTTTTAACTAAAATGAAAGAGTTAAATAAACCAATTTTTTTAAAGATAAGGTTAAATTACATCCCATTAAAAGAGTTAATAGATAATTTAAACTATGTGAGAGATTATTTTGATGGATTGCACGTTGATTGTTTTTATCCCGGAAAACCTTATGCTGATTTAAACTCATTAAAAACCTTAGCAGAAGAATTTAGTGATAAGGTAATAATTGGAAATAACTCAATCGATTCATTAGAAAAAGCTAAGGAAATGCTAAGATACTCTGATTTTGTATCTGTTGCAAGGACTGTTTTAAAAGGTAATGTTAAATGGATAAAAGAGCTAAATGAAAGAGACATTTAA